In Prescottella soli, a genomic segment contains:
- a CDS encoding anti-sigma-D factor RsdA: MARGHNGEPGEPYADLAGNGNPVDVSAVRRDDALIDAIASGDPFATDSPEEYQVAALLSNWRTEILAQPMPAESDLDEIVERVHRELEAQGSLSTRTRSGRSQLRLLRPIAAAAAVVAIAMGGMTIFSYNAEPGDPLWGVKQVVFTERAASTVAKIDTTSSLQEAERLIASGDTAGAKVKLDSAGARASDVNEASTRDELNGWRNRLLTQLQTAPPPAPPVPPSTEQPPSSTGAAQSSSVLGSQAASPLGTGTTQYPESPSSVPGTPTAPETSASATSTSAQPPASSASATPSPSTTPSSSPATSTTRATSGSVGGTPTSPAG; the protein is encoded by the coding sequence ATGGCTAGGGGACACAATGGCGAGCCGGGCGAGCCCTACGCTGATCTCGCCGGGAACGGCAATCCGGTCGACGTCTCGGCGGTGCGCCGCGACGACGCGCTGATCGACGCGATCGCCAGTGGCGATCCCTTCGCGACGGACAGCCCCGAGGAATACCAGGTCGCGGCGCTGCTCTCGAACTGGCGGACCGAGATCCTCGCGCAGCCGATGCCCGCCGAGTCGGACCTCGACGAGATCGTCGAGCGCGTCCACCGCGAACTCGAGGCGCAGGGGTCCCTCTCGACCCGCACCCGATCGGGTCGCAGCCAACTCCGGCTGCTCCGTCCCATCGCGGCCGCGGCGGCGGTCGTCGCGATCGCCATGGGCGGGATGACGATCTTCTCGTACAACGCCGAACCGGGCGATCCGCTGTGGGGCGTCAAGCAGGTCGTCTTCACCGAGCGCGCCGCCTCGACTGTGGCGAAGATCGACACGACCTCGAGTCTCCAGGAGGCCGAGCGGCTGATCGCCTCGGGCGACACGGCCGGCGCCAAGGTCAAGCTCGACTCCGCCGGTGCTCGGGCGAGTGACGTCAACGAGGCGAGCACCCGCGACGAGTTGAACGGGTGGCGGAACCGGCTCTTGACGCAGCTGCAGACCGCTCCGCCGCCGGCCCCGCCGGTGCCCCCGTCTACCGAGCAGCCGCCGAGCTCGACGGGCGCCGCGCAGTCCTCGTCGGTGCTGGGTTCGCAGGCCGCCTCGCCGCTCGGAACCGGGACGACACAGTACCCGGAGTCGCCGAGCTCTGTCCCGGGCACGCCCACCGCGCCCGAGACGTCCGCATCGGCGACGTCGACTTCGGCGCAGCCCCCGGCGTCGTCTGCGTCCGCGACACCGTCGCCGAGCACCACGCCGTCGTCGTCGCCTGCGACGTCGACCACACGGGCGACCAGCGGATCCGTCGGCGGGACGCCGACGTCGCCCGCAGGCTGA
- a CDS encoding sigma-70 family RNA polymerase sigma factor, which translates to MSNTGEELNSAVAAAAQGDRNALAQVLQTIRPLVVRYCRARVGAAERGNLSPDDVAQEVCLAVMTALPRYQDQGRPFMAFVYGIAAHKVADAHRNAARNKSDPVAEVPDVVSSEDGPEDRALSSETSRQVNALLATLPEKHREILVLRLVVGLSAEETAAAVGSTAGAVRVAQHRAIAKLKKEVTRAGERHG; encoded by the coding sequence ATGTCTAACACGGGTGAGGAGTTGAACTCCGCCGTCGCCGCTGCGGCACAGGGCGATCGGAACGCTCTTGCCCAGGTCTTGCAGACAATTCGCCCGCTCGTCGTGCGGTACTGCCGGGCCCGGGTCGGAGCTGCGGAGCGGGGGAACCTGTCCCCTGACGACGTCGCGCAGGAGGTGTGCCTGGCCGTCATGACGGCGCTTCCGCGCTATCAGGATCAGGGCCGTCCGTTCATGGCGTTCGTCTACGGCATCGCCGCCCACAAGGTCGCCGATGCACACCGAAACGCAGCGCGTAACAAATCCGATCCAGTTGCTGAAGTACCAGATGTCGTTTCCTCCGAAGACGGCCCCGAAGACCGGGCGCTGAGTTCGGAGACGAGCCGACAGGTGAACGCACTGCTGGCAACGCTTCCCGAGAAGCACCGCGAGATCCTGGTCCTCCGGCTCGTCGTCGGACTGTCCGCGGAGGAGACGGCGGCCGCGGTCGGAAGTACCGCGGGTGCAGTGCGCGTGGCTCAGCACCGAGCCATCGCGAAGTTGAAGAAGGAAGTGACGAGAGCAGGTGAGAGACATGGCTAG
- a CDS encoding WhiB family transcriptional regulator, producing MPVPNHLPGPNADIWDWQMRGLCRGVDSSVFFHPDGERGRARAQRESRAKEMCRRCPVLNQCRNHALTVSEPYGIWGGMSESEREMLTRQSRRRIA from the coding sequence ATGCCTGTTCCTAATCACCTTCCCGGCCCCAACGCCGACATCTGGGACTGGCAGATGCGCGGGCTGTGCCGTGGCGTCGATTCCTCCGTGTTCTTCCACCCGGACGGCGAACGAGGCCGTGCCCGGGCACAGCGGGAGAGCCGCGCCAAGGAGATGTGCCGGCGGTGCCCGGTACTGAACCAGTGCCGCAACCATGCCCTGACGGTCTCCGAGCCGTACGGGATCTGGGGAGGGATGTCGGAGTCCGAGCGGGAGATGCTGACCAGGCAGTCCCGCCGCCGGATCGCTTGA
- a CDS encoding GuaB3 family IMP dehydrogenase-related protein, with product MRDLVEIGMGRTARRTYELDDINIVPSRRTRSSKEVSTAWQIDAYRFDIPVLAHPTDALVSPSFAIELGKAGGLGVINGEGLWGRHADVEAKLAELTELAEKEVDPDAAVARLQELHAAPLQPGLLAAAVAQVRDAGVTTAVRVSPQNARALTPELVKAGIDLLVVHGTIISAEHVAHGESEPLNLKTFISELDVPVIAGGVSDHRTALHLMRTGAAGVIVGYGSTEGATTTNEVLGIGVPMATAIADAAAARRDYLDETGGRYVHVIADGDITTSGDFAKAIACGADAAVLGAPLAVAQEAPGGGWFWPSAAAHPSMPRGSLMPVSYGERPSLSQVLNGPSDDPYGSLNFVGGLRRSMAKSGYSDLKEFQKVGLSVRA from the coding sequence GTGCGCGACCTCGTCGAAATCGGCATGGGCAGGACTGCCCGACGCACCTACGAGTTGGACGACATCAACATCGTTCCCTCTCGCCGGACCCGCTCCTCCAAGGAGGTGTCGACGGCCTGGCAGATCGATGCGTACCGCTTCGACATCCCGGTGCTGGCTCATCCGACCGACGCGCTGGTCTCGCCGTCGTTCGCGATCGAGCTCGGCAAGGCCGGCGGCCTCGGTGTGATCAACGGTGAGGGCCTGTGGGGTCGGCACGCCGACGTCGAGGCCAAGCTCGCCGAGCTGACGGAGCTGGCCGAGAAGGAGGTCGATCCGGACGCTGCGGTCGCGCGCCTGCAGGAACTGCACGCCGCACCGCTGCAGCCGGGTCTGCTGGCCGCCGCCGTCGCGCAGGTCCGCGACGCCGGCGTCACGACCGCCGTCCGGGTCAGCCCGCAGAATGCCCGCGCGCTCACCCCGGAGCTGGTGAAGGCCGGTATCGACCTGCTGGTCGTCCACGGCACGATCATCTCGGCCGAGCACGTCGCGCACGGTGAGAGCGAGCCGCTGAACCTCAAGACGTTCATCTCCGAGCTGGACGTCCCGGTCATCGCCGGTGGCGTGAGCGACCACCGCACCGCGCTGCACCTGATGCGCACCGGTGCGGCCGGTGTGATCGTCGGCTACGGCTCCACGGAGGGCGCCACCACCACCAACGAGGTGCTGGGCATCGGCGTGCCGATGGCGACCGCGATCGCCGACGCCGCCGCGGCCCGCCGCGACTACCTCGACGAGACCGGCGGCCGGTACGTGCACGTCATCGCCGACGGCGACATCACGACGTCGGGCGACTTCGCGAAGGCCATCGCGTGCGGTGCCGACGCGGCTGTCCTCGGCGCGCCCCTCGCGGTCGCGCAGGAGGCCCCGGGCGGCGGCTGGTTCTGGCCGTCGGCGGCGGCGCACCCGTCGATGCCGCGTGGCTCGCTGATGCCGGTCTCGTACGGCGAGCGTCCGAGCCTGTCGCAGGTGCTGAACGGGCCGTCCGACGACCCGTACGGTTCGCTCAACTTCGTCGGTGGCCTGCGCCGCTCGATGGCGAAGTCGGGCTACTCCGACCTCAAGGAGTTCCAGAAGGTCGGGCTGAGCGTCCGCGCCTGA
- the groES gene encoding co-chaperone GroES — translation MASVNIKPLEDKILVQANEAETTTASGLVIPDTAKEKPQEGTVVAVGPGRWDEDGEKRIPLDVQEGDTVIYSKYGGTEIKYAGQEYLILSARDVLAVVAK, via the coding sequence GTGGCGAGCGTGAACATCAAGCCGCTCGAGGACAAGATCCTCGTCCAGGCCAACGAGGCCGAGACGACGACTGCCTCCGGCCTGGTCATCCCCGACACGGCGAAGGAGAAGCCCCAGGAGGGCACCGTCGTCGCCGTTGGTCCCGGCCGCTGGGACGAGGACGGCGAGAAGCGCATTCCGCTGGACGTCCAGGAAGGCGACACCGTCATCTACAGCAAGTACGGCGGAACCGAGATCAAGTACGCCGGCCAGGAGTACCTGATCCTGTCGGCTCGCGACGTGCTGGCTGTCGTCGCCAAGTAA
- a CDS encoding PaaI family thioesterase encodes MSIWIGDPTIEIANEKGTDTLNANLGIEITEMTENSLKGRMPVDERTRQPAGVLHGGASVAFAETLASWAAISAVDRSRFHCVGMEINANHVRPVSSGWVYGEATPLALGRRTHVWEIKIVNDEAKLVCVARCTMAVLERPSQY; translated from the coding sequence ATGAGCATCTGGATCGGCGATCCGACCATCGAGATCGCGAACGAGAAGGGCACGGACACTCTCAACGCGAACCTCGGCATCGAGATCACCGAGATGACCGAGAACTCGCTCAAGGGTCGGATGCCGGTCGACGAGCGGACCAGGCAGCCCGCCGGAGTGCTGCACGGTGGCGCGTCAGTCGCGTTCGCCGAGACCCTCGCGAGCTGGGCGGCGATCTCCGCGGTGGACCGGAGCAGGTTCCACTGCGTCGGGATGGAGATCAACGCCAACCACGTGCGGCCCGTGAGCTCGGGTTGGGTGTACGGCGAGGCGACGCCGCTCGCGCTGGGACGTCGTACGCACGTGTGGGAGATCAAGATCGTGAACGACGAGGCCAAGCTGGTGTGCGTCGCGCGCTGCACGATGGCCGTGCTGGAGAGGCCGTCGCAGTACTGA
- a CDS encoding DUF5319 domain-containing protein, translating into MRDQLPPGLPPDPFAGDPADPSAALDAIEPGQPLDPHERLAVEEDLADLAVYEALLSHRGIRGLVVCCEDCQQDHYHDWDMLRANLLQLLVDGTVRPHEPAYDPSPDAYVTWDYCRGYADASMNDALHGDGFDL; encoded by the coding sequence GTGCGCGATCAACTGCCTCCCGGTCTCCCGCCGGACCCCTTCGCCGGCGACCCCGCCGACCCGTCCGCTGCGCTCGACGCGATCGAGCCGGGACAGCCGCTGGATCCCCACGAGCGCCTCGCTGTGGAGGAGGACCTCGCTGACCTCGCCGTGTACGAGGCACTGCTCAGCCACCGCGGAATCCGCGGGCTGGTCGTGTGCTGCGAGGACTGCCAGCAGGACCACTACCACGACTGGGACATGCTGCGCGCGAACCTGCTCCAGCTCCTGGTCGACGGCACGGTCCGCCCGCACGAGCCGGCGTACGATCCGTCGCCCGACGCGTATGTGACGTGGGACTACTGCCGCGGGTACGCGGACGCCTCGATGAACGACGCGCTGCACGGCGACGGCTTCGACCTCTGA
- a CDS encoding GMC family oxidoreductase: MGKQRATDYDVLIVGSGFGGSVTALRLVEKGYKVGVLEAGRRYADSDFAKTSWDLKRFLWAPALGCYGIQRVHLLRDVLILAGAGVGGGSLNYANTLYKPPASFFQDPQWRDITDWDAELTPHYEQARKMLGVVQNPHMTPADEVIKSVAEDMGVGDTFIQTPVGVFFGEPGKTVEDPYFGGAGPARTGCIECGECMTGCRHGAKNTLIKNYLGLAEKAGATIVPMTTVESLHEASDGTWDVVTRRTGAKVRRNRKTYTAKYVVVAAGTWGTQHLLHDMKDTGTLPRLSDRLGELTRTNSESIVGAGKMKVDPAMDLTHGVAITSSFHPTSDTHIEPVRYGKGSNAMGMLQTLMTDGGGRTPRWVKLLKAIAANPGQMLRMLSVKNWSERTIIALVMQNLDNSITTYTKRGVFGRRKVTSRQGHGEPNPTWIPAGNEATRRIADKIDGIAGGTWGEVFNIPLTAHFLGGCTIGSDADHGVIDPYHRVYGYPTLSVVDGAAVSANLGVNPSLTISAQAERAASLWPNKGEQDTRPEQGAPYQRVAAVAPNNPVVPAGAPAALTLPIVEIRSGTEGSAEGAAVDSAPDAGAGSGVA; the protein is encoded by the coding sequence ATGGGCAAGCAGCGCGCGACCGACTACGACGTGCTCATCGTCGGCTCCGGATTCGGCGGTAGCGTCACCGCGCTCCGGCTGGTCGAGAAGGGCTACAAGGTCGGTGTGCTCGAGGCGGGGCGCCGCTACGCCGACTCCGACTTCGCGAAGACCAGTTGGGATCTCAAGCGGTTCCTGTGGGCACCGGCCCTGGGCTGCTACGGCATCCAGCGGGTGCACCTGCTGCGCGACGTCCTGATCCTCGCCGGCGCGGGCGTCGGCGGCGGTTCGCTCAACTACGCGAACACCCTCTACAAGCCGCCGGCGTCGTTCTTCCAGGATCCGCAGTGGCGGGACATCACCGACTGGGACGCCGAACTCACGCCGCACTACGAGCAGGCCCGCAAGATGCTCGGCGTGGTGCAGAACCCGCACATGACCCCGGCCGACGAGGTGATCAAGTCGGTCGCCGAGGACATGGGCGTCGGTGACACGTTCATCCAGACCCCGGTCGGCGTGTTCTTCGGCGAGCCCGGCAAGACCGTCGAGGACCCGTACTTCGGTGGCGCCGGACCCGCCCGCACCGGCTGCATCGAGTGCGGCGAGTGCATGACCGGCTGCCGCCACGGCGCGAAGAACACGCTGATCAAGAACTACCTCGGACTCGCGGAGAAGGCCGGCGCCACGATCGTGCCGATGACGACCGTCGAGTCGCTGCACGAGGCGTCGGACGGGACGTGGGACGTCGTGACCCGTCGCACCGGTGCGAAGGTCCGGAGGAATCGCAAGACGTACACCGCGAAGTACGTCGTCGTCGCGGCCGGTACTTGGGGCACGCAGCACCTGCTGCACGACATGAAGGACACCGGTACGCTGCCCAGGCTGTCGGACCGCCTCGGTGAGCTCACCCGCACCAACTCCGAGTCGATCGTCGGCGCCGGGAAGATGAAGGTCGATCCGGCGATGGACCTCACGCACGGCGTCGCGATCACGTCGTCGTTCCATCCGACGTCCGACACCCACATCGAGCCGGTCCGCTACGGCAAGGGCTCCAATGCGATGGGCATGCTGCAGACCCTGATGACCGACGGCGGCGGCAGGACCCCTCGCTGGGTGAAGTTGCTGAAGGCGATCGCCGCGAATCCCGGGCAGATGCTGCGGATGCTGTCGGTGAAGAACTGGAGCGAGCGCACGATCATCGCGCTGGTCATGCAGAACCTCGACAACTCGATCACCACCTACACCAAGCGTGGGGTGTTCGGCCGACGCAAGGTCACCAGCAGGCAGGGTCACGGCGAGCCGAACCCCACGTGGATCCCGGCCGGGAACGAGGCCACCCGCCGGATCGCCGACAAGATCGACGGCATCGCGGGCGGCACGTGGGGCGAGGTGTTCAACATCCCGCTCACCGCCCACTTCCTCGGTGGCTGCACGATCGGGTCGGACGCCGACCACGGCGTGATCGACCCGTACCACCGCGTCTACGGCTACCCGACGCTCAGCGTCGTCGACGGCGCCGCCGTCTCGGCGAACCTCGGGGTGAACCCGTCGCTCACGATCAGCGCGCAGGCCGAGCGGGCGGCGTCGCTGTGGCCGAACAAGGGCGAGCAGGACACCCGGCCCGAGCAGGGCGCGCCCTATCAGCGCGTCGCGGCGGTGGCCCCGAACAACCCGGTGGTCCCGGCGGGTGCACCGGCCGCGCTGACGCTGCCGATCGTCGAGATCCGCAGCGGCACGGAGGGTTCTGCCGAGGGTGCGGCGGTGGACTCGGCTCCGGACGCCGGCGCCGGGTCCGGCGTCGCCTAG
- the groL gene encoding chaperonin GroEL (60 kDa chaperone family; promotes refolding of misfolded polypeptides especially under stressful conditions; forms two stacked rings of heptamers to form a barrel-shaped 14mer; ends can be capped by GroES; misfolded proteins enter the barrel where they are refolded when GroES binds): MSKQIEFNEKARRALERGVDQLADAVKVTIGPRGRHVVLAKAFGGPTVTNDGVSIAREIELEDPFENLGAQLVKSVATKTNDVAGDGTTTATVLAQALVKAGLKNVAAGANPIALGIGIGKAADAVSEALLAAATPVEGKNAIAQVATVSSRDEEIGEMVGEAMTRVGVDGVVTVEESSTLHTELVVTEGVQFDKGFLSPYFITDIDAQQAILEDALILLYREKISSLPEFLPLLEKIAESGKPVLIIAEDIEGESLSTLVVNSIRKTLKAVAVKAPFFGDRRKAFLEDLAIVTAGTVITSDMGITLKEAGLDLLGTARRVVVTKDETTIVDGAGTEADIEGRVAQLKREIENTDSDWDREKLEERLAKLAGGVAVIKVGAATETDLKERKFRVEDAVNAAKAAVEEGIVPGGGSAIVQAGQVLTDLAASLSGDEATGVEVVRTALKAPLYWIATNAGLDGSVVVNKVTEAPKGHGFNAATLTYGDLLADGVVDPVKVTRSAVVNAASVARMVLTTESAVVEKPTEEAADTGHGHAH, from the coding sequence ATGTCCAAGCAAATTGAATTCAACGAGAAGGCCCGGCGCGCGCTCGAGCGTGGCGTCGACCAGCTCGCCGACGCCGTCAAGGTCACCATCGGCCCGCGCGGTCGGCATGTCGTGCTCGCCAAGGCATTCGGTGGCCCCACCGTCACCAACGACGGTGTGAGCATCGCCCGCGAGATCGAGCTCGAGGATCCGTTCGAGAACCTCGGCGCGCAGCTCGTCAAGAGCGTCGCCACCAAGACCAACGATGTTGCCGGTGACGGCACCACCACCGCCACCGTCCTCGCCCAGGCGCTGGTCAAGGCCGGTCTGAAGAACGTTGCGGCAGGCGCCAATCCGATCGCGCTCGGCATCGGCATCGGCAAGGCCGCGGACGCCGTGTCCGAGGCTCTGCTCGCGGCTGCGACTCCGGTCGAGGGCAAGAACGCCATCGCTCAGGTCGCCACCGTCTCGTCGCGCGACGAGGAGATCGGTGAGATGGTCGGCGAGGCCATGACCCGCGTCGGCGTCGACGGCGTCGTCACGGTCGAGGAGTCCTCGACCCTGCACACCGAACTCGTCGTCACCGAGGGCGTCCAGTTCGACAAGGGCTTCCTGTCGCCGTACTTCATCACCGACATCGACGCCCAGCAGGCCATCCTCGAGGACGCGCTGATCCTGCTCTACCGCGAGAAGATCAGCTCGCTCCCCGAGTTCCTGCCGCTGCTCGAGAAGATCGCCGAGTCCGGCAAGCCGGTCCTGATCATCGCCGAGGACATCGAGGGCGAGTCCCTGTCGACCCTCGTGGTGAACTCGATCCGCAAGACGCTCAAGGCCGTTGCCGTCAAGGCCCCGTTCTTCGGTGACCGCCGCAAGGCGTTCCTCGAGGACCTGGCCATCGTGACCGCGGGCACCGTGATCACCTCCGACATGGGCATCACGCTCAAGGAGGCGGGCCTGGACCTGCTGGGCACGGCGCGTCGTGTCGTCGTCACCAAGGACGAGACCACCATCGTCGACGGTGCCGGCACCGAGGCCGACATCGAGGGCCGCGTCGCGCAGCTCAAGCGCGAGATCGAGAACACCGACTCCGACTGGGATCGCGAGAAGCTCGAGGAGCGCCTGGCGAAGCTGGCCGGCGGCGTCGCCGTCATCAAGGTCGGCGCGGCCACCGAGACCGACCTCAAGGAGCGCAAGTTCCGCGTCGAGGATGCGGTCAACGCCGCGAAGGCAGCTGTCGAGGAGGGCATCGTCCCCGGCGGCGGTTCCGCCATCGTGCAGGCCGGTCAGGTCCTCACCGATCTCGCCGCGTCGCTCTCGGGTGACGAGGCCACCGGTGTCGAGGTCGTGCGCACCGCGCTCAAGGCACCGCTGTACTGGATCGCCACCAACGCCGGCCTCGACGGTTCCGTCGTGGTCAACAAGGTCACGGAGGCGCCCAAGGGCCACGGATTCAACGCCGCGACCCTCACCTACGGCGACCTGCTCGCCGACGGTGTCGTGGACCCGGTCAAGGTGACCCGGTCCGCCGTCGTCAACGCGGCCTCGGTCGCGCGCATGGTGCTCACCACCGAGAGCGCCGTCGTCGAGAAGCCCACGGAGGAAGCAGCGGACACCGGCCACGGCCACGCCCACTGA
- the guaB gene encoding IMP dehydrogenase yields MSSSAGHVHTGGDDPNKVAMLGLTFDDVLLLPAASDVVPNQVDTSSQLTREIRLNVPLVSSAMDTVTEARMAIAMARAGGMGVLHRNSSIEAQAGWVETVKRSEAGMVTDPVTCKPTNTLAEVDAMCARFRISGLPVTDEAGQLVGIITNRDMRFEVDQNRPVAEVMTKAPLITAREGVTAEVALGLLRRHKIEKLPIVDGHGKLTGLITVKDFVKTEQHPNATKDRDGRLLVGAAVGVGDDAWTRAMTLADAGTDVLVVDSAHGHQVNILQMIAKLKAEIGDRVQLIGGNVATRAGALALAEAGADAVKVGVGPGSICTTRVIAGVGAPQITAILEATAACKALGVPVIADGGLQFSGDVAKALAAGASTAMLGSLLAGTAESPGELILVGGKQFKSYRGMGSLGAMQSRGQGKSYSKDRYFQDDVLAEDKLVPEGIEGRVPFRGPLSQVIHQLTGGLRAAMGYTGSGTIEQLQEAQFVQITAAGLKESHPHDITMTVEAPNYAAR; encoded by the coding sequence ATGAGTAGTTCCGCAGGGCACGTGCACACCGGGGGAGACGACCCGAACAAGGTTGCGATGCTGGGTCTCACCTTCGACGACGTGCTGCTGCTGCCGGCGGCATCGGACGTCGTCCCCAACCAGGTCGACACCTCGAGTCAGTTGACCCGTGAGATCCGCCTCAACGTCCCCCTCGTCAGTTCGGCGATGGACACCGTCACCGAGGCCCGCATGGCGATCGCCATGGCGCGCGCCGGCGGCATGGGTGTCCTGCACCGCAACTCGTCCATCGAGGCGCAGGCCGGGTGGGTCGAGACCGTCAAGCGGTCCGAGGCCGGCATGGTCACCGACCCGGTGACGTGTAAGCCGACGAACACGCTCGCCGAGGTCGACGCGATGTGCGCGCGCTTCCGTATCTCCGGTCTGCCGGTCACGGACGAGGCCGGGCAGCTGGTCGGCATCATCACCAACCGCGACATGCGGTTCGAGGTCGACCAGAACCGCCCGGTCGCCGAGGTGATGACCAAGGCGCCGCTGATCACGGCGCGCGAGGGTGTGACCGCCGAGGTCGCGCTCGGCCTGCTGCGTCGTCACAAGATCGAGAAGCTCCCGATCGTCGACGGTCACGGCAAGCTCACCGGCCTGATCACGGTCAAGGACTTCGTCAAGACCGAGCAGCACCCCAACGCCACCAAGGACCGCGACGGACGCCTGTTGGTCGGCGCGGCGGTCGGTGTCGGTGACGACGCCTGGACCCGTGCCATGACGCTGGCCGATGCCGGTACCGACGTCCTCGTCGTCGACAGCGCGCATGGCCACCAGGTCAACATCTTGCAGATGATCGCGAAGCTCAAGGCCGAGATCGGTGACCGCGTCCAGCTCATCGGTGGCAACGTCGCCACCCGCGCTGGCGCTCTCGCTCTCGCCGAGGCCGGCGCGGACGCCGTCAAGGTCGGTGTCGGGCCCGGCTCCATCTGCACCACCCGCGTCATCGCCGGTGTCGGCGCCCCGCAGATCACCGCGATCCTCGAGGCCACGGCCGCGTGCAAGGCGCTCGGTGTCCCGGTGATCGCCGACGGTGGCCTGCAGTTCTCCGGCGACGTCGCCAAGGCGCTCGCCGCCGGCGCGTCCACCGCGATGCTCGGCTCGCTGCTCGCCGGCACCGCCGAGTCGCCGGGCGAGCTGATCCTGGTCGGCGGCAAGCAGTTCAAGAGCTACCGCGGCATGGGCTCGCTCGGCGCGATGCAGAGTCGCGGACAGGGCAAGTCCTACTCCAAGGACCGCTACTTCCAGGACGACGTGCTCGCCGAGGACAAGCTGGTCCCGGAGGGCATCGAGGGCCGGGTTCCGTTCCGTGGCCCGCTGTCGCAGGTGATCCACCAGCTCACCGGCGGCCTGCGTGCGGCCATGGGCTACACCGGCTCCGGGACGATCGAGCAGCTCCAGGAGGCGCAGTTCGTGCAGATCACCGCGGCGGGCCTCAAGGAGAGCCATCCGCACGACATCACGATGACGGTCGAAGCGCCCAACTACGCAGCCCGCTGA